The following proteins come from a genomic window of Flavobacterium crocinum:
- a CDS encoding glycoside hydrolase family 30 protein — MKVTKVFLSAFIIIQSSCFVSKITAQNTSASSQKNNKIKVFTTAENSTLKLSLSNDLILKNNTTQQKNPTVSIIVNTEKTDQTFIGIGGAITDASAEVFAKLSPKKQQEFLNAYYDKNKGIGYTLARTNIHSCDFSSDSYTYISEGDKELKTFNIDHDRKYRIPLIKKAIETAGGKLTLFVSPWSPPAFMKDNNDILHGGVLLPEFASSWALYYAKFIKAYEKEGIPVWGLTIQNEPMAKQRWESCIYTPEAERDFLKNHLGPTLEKEGLGSKKIIIWDHNRGDMLEKRANLVFSDPEVSKYAWGIGFHWYETWNGGPPQFESVAKVHESFPNKNLIFTEGCIEKFDASKYQFWGNAERYGLNMLNDFNNGTVAWTDWNILLDQNRGPNHVGNFCFAPIHADTTKDELIYTPMYYYIGHFSKFIRPNAKRVLETVSDKSLLSTSFKNSDGQLITIVMNQSDKEIVYSLENQKSKKIITIPAHAIQTIVY, encoded by the coding sequence ATGAAAGTAACAAAAGTATTTTTATCAGCCTTTATCATAATACAATCAAGCTGTTTTGTCTCAAAGATAACAGCTCAAAACACCAGTGCTTCATCACAAAAAAACAATAAAATAAAGGTTTTTACTACTGCCGAAAATTCCACTTTGAAATTATCATTATCCAATGATTTAATTTTGAAAAACAACACTACACAACAAAAAAATCCAACAGTATCTATTATTGTAAATACTGAAAAAACAGATCAGACCTTTATTGGAATTGGAGGTGCAATTACAGATGCAAGTGCAGAAGTTTTTGCCAAATTATCTCCTAAAAAGCAGCAGGAATTTCTAAATGCTTATTACGATAAAAACAAAGGAATTGGTTACACTCTAGCAAGAACAAATATTCACAGCTGTGATTTCAGCAGTGACAGTTATACTTATATTTCAGAAGGTGATAAAGAGTTAAAGACTTTTAATATTGATCACGATCGAAAATATAGAATCCCATTGATTAAAAAAGCAATTGAAACAGCCGGCGGAAAACTAACCTTATTTGTCAGTCCATGGAGTCCCCCAGCTTTTATGAAAGATAATAATGATATTTTACACGGCGGCGTTTTGTTGCCTGAGTTTGCCTCTTCATGGGCTCTATATTATGCTAAATTTATTAAGGCTTATGAGAAAGAAGGAATTCCGGTTTGGGGATTAACGATTCAGAATGAGCCAATGGCAAAACAAAGATGGGAATCTTGTATCTACACTCCTGAAGCGGAGAGAGATTTTCTTAAAAATCATTTAGGGCCAACTTTAGAAAAAGAAGGATTAGGTTCTAAAAAAATTATTATCTGGGATCATAACAGAGGAGACATGTTAGAGAAACGTGCTAATCTGGTTTTCTCAGATCCGGAAGTTTCAAAATATGCATGGGGAATTGGATTTCACTGGTATGAAACCTGGAACGGCGGGCCTCCACAATTTGAATCTGTAGCAAAAGTACACGAATCTTTTCCAAACAAAAATCTAATATTTACAGAAGGCTGTATTGAAAAATTTGATGCATCAAAGTATCAATTTTGGGGAAATGCAGAACGTTATGGACTCAATATGCTTAATGATTTCAATAATGGAACTGTGGCCTGGACAGACTGGAATATTCTTTTAGATCAAAATAGAGGTCCTAATCATGTTGGTAATTTCTGTTTTGCACCCATTCATGCCGATACTACAAAAGATGAATTAATCTATACTCCGATGTATTATTATATTGGACATTTCTCCAAATTTATCAGGCCAAATGCTAAAAGAGTTTTAGAAACAGTAAGTGATAAATCGTTATTAAGTACTTCTTTTAAAAATTCTGACGGACAATTGATTACTATCGTGATGAACCAATCTGATAAAGAGATTGTTTATTCTTTGGAAAATCAAAAATCAAAAAAAATCATTACTATTCCCGCACATGCGATACAAACTATAGTGTACTAA
- a CDS encoding SusC/RagA family TonB-linked outer membrane protein yields MKLTKLLVFCISSLLFSVIAVAQDVTVNGMISDESGMPVPGATVLLKGTTKSTASDFDGKFQMQVPSNGTLTITFIGYTTVNEAVNGRTKISIQLKPESQSLNEVVVVGYGTQKKSVVTGAISSVKAQDLEKVPNGRVEQALQGRVAGVTIAATSGQPGAASKVRIRGITTFREGGNDPLWVVDGIAIDAGAVGFINQSDIESIEVLKDAASAAIYGTRAATGVILVTTKKGKSGKISVNYSGFAGVAAPAKKLNLLNASQYATIMNEKSVADGGAIKYANPASYGKGTDWQDAVFNNSAFRYTHELSFSGGGEKSTFYASFGVQDQEGIVATDISNYTKKNFRLNSTHKISDYFTFGQTFGYTHQKTKDIGNINSEFGGVLSSAINLDPITPIVADPSVIGSGFYNSPNIVLDSHGNPYGISPVVQQEMTNPLAYTQTRLGGYNWSDDFVGNAYLEANITSHLKVRSTLGGKLAYWGKEMFTPVFYLNPNMKADRNNYSQDNEKAFAWNIENTLNYTNKFGDHSINALVGQGAYVENIGKTIGTTFYGLPITSYKDASWNFNLPQDDMVSRASDKIEHKLSSLFFRLNYDYKEKYLFTGIVRRDGSTRFGENKKFGVFPSFSLGWVISKEGFWTENNIVNTLKLRGGYGVVGNDNIWDFKYRGLVVGGYNYAVGNDGSITTGYGNSTLPNADLGWEETSQTTVGLDAKLFNDFTLTLDYYKKRTTGILRDVVIPGYVGVVDAPAANIADMNNSGFEVEAGYKKRLGDFNLGVNANFAYLKNEVTYVGSNTNFIAGDASFQSMGQVTRTQVGHSFNEFYGFKTAGIFQNEAEVEAYKNASGGLIQPNARPGDFRWVDNNGDGAITDDDKQYLGTNIPKYTFGFTVNLDYKNFDFMAFTQGAAGSKIFQGLRRLDMLTANYQTEALGRWVGEGTSNDYPRLTNNDPNKNFSNMSDFYLENGNYLRLKVVTLGYTMPTGLSSKIGADRIRFYVTGENLITFTKYTGYDPEIGGQVFGVDKGVYPQARSILLGANVQF; encoded by the coding sequence ATGAAATTAACAAAATTACTTGTTTTTTGTATTTCATCTTTGTTATTCTCGGTTATTGCTGTGGCTCAGGATGTCACAGTAAATGGAATGATAAGCGATGAAAGTGGAATGCCTGTTCCAGGTGCGACAGTTTTATTAAAAGGAACTACTAAATCAACAGCTTCCGATTTTGATGGGAAGTTTCAGATGCAGGTACCTTCAAACGGAACTTTAACAATCACATTTATTGGTTATACTACAGTAAATGAAGCTGTAAATGGTAGAACAAAAATCTCAATTCAATTAAAACCGGAATCACAATCTTTAAATGAGGTTGTTGTGGTTGGATATGGTACTCAAAAGAAATCTGTTGTTACTGGAGCAATTTCCAGTGTAAAAGCACAAGATCTTGAAAAAGTACCAAACGGGCGTGTTGAACAAGCTTTACAAGGTAGGGTTGCCGGTGTTACTATTGCAGCTACTTCTGGACAGCCTGGTGCAGCTTCTAAGGTTCGTATAAGAGGTATAACTACTTTTAGAGAAGGTGGAAATGATCCGTTATGGGTTGTTGACGGAATTGCTATTGATGCTGGTGCAGTTGGTTTTATCAACCAATCTGATATTGAATCTATTGAGGTTCTTAAAGATGCAGCTTCGGCAGCAATTTACGGTACTCGTGCAGCAACTGGAGTTATTTTAGTGACTACTAAAAAAGGAAAATCAGGAAAAATTTCTGTGAATTATAGTGGTTTTGCAGGAGTTGCCGCTCCGGCAAAAAAATTAAACCTGTTGAATGCAAGTCAATATGCAACAATTATGAATGAAAAGTCTGTTGCAGATGGTGGCGCTATAAAATATGCAAATCCAGCGTCTTATGGTAAAGGTACAGACTGGCAGGATGCAGTTTTTAACAATTCCGCTTTTAGATATACACACGAACTAAGTTTTAGTGGTGGTGGAGAAAAATCTACTTTTTATGCTTCTTTTGGAGTTCAGGATCAGGAAGGTATCGTTGCAACGGATATTTCAAATTATACAAAGAAAAACTTCCGTTTAAATTCAACACACAAAATTTCGGACTATTTTACTTTTGGACAAACGTTTGGATATACTCATCAAAAAACAAAGGATATTGGAAATATTAATAGTGAATTTGGCGGGGTATTAAGTTCTGCAATTAACTTAGATCCTATTACTCCGATAGTTGCAGATCCTTCAGTAATCGGCTCAGGTTTTTATAACAGTCCAAATATTGTTTTGGATTCTCACGGGAATCCTTACGGTATTTCTCCTGTAGTACAACAAGAGATGACAAATCCACTAGCTTATACACAAACTAGATTGGGAGGTTATAACTGGTCTGATGATTTTGTTGGGAATGCTTACTTAGAAGCTAATATTACTAGTCACTTAAAAGTAAGATCAACACTTGGAGGTAAATTAGCGTATTGGGGCAAAGAGATGTTTACACCTGTTTTCTACCTGAATCCAAACATGAAAGCGGATAGAAACAATTATAGCCAGGACAACGAAAAAGCATTTGCATGGAATATAGAAAACACGCTTAACTATACTAATAAATTTGGAGATCACTCTATTAATGCTTTAGTAGGACAAGGTGCTTATGTAGAAAACATCGGAAAAACAATTGGTACTACATTCTATGGCTTGCCAATTACAAGTTATAAAGATGCTTCATGGAATTTTAACCTTCCACAAGATGATATGGTGAGTAGAGCAAGTGATAAAATTGAGCATAAGTTATCATCTTTATTTTTCCGTCTAAACTACGATTACAAAGAGAAATATCTATTTACAGGAATTGTTCGTCGTGACGGTTCAACAAGATTTGGAGAAAACAAGAAATTTGGAGTTTTCCCTTCATTCTCTTTAGGATGGGTAATTTCGAAAGAAGGATTCTGGACAGAAAACAATATCGTTAATACGTTAAAACTTCGTGGAGGTTATGGAGTTGTTGGTAATGATAATATTTGGGATTTTAAATATAGAGGTTTAGTTGTTGGAGGATACAATTACGCTGTTGGAAATGATGGGTCAATTACTACAGGTTACGGAAACTCTACTTTACCAAATGCAGATTTAGGATGGGAAGAAACATCACAAACTACTGTTGGTCTTGATGCTAAACTTTTTAATGATTTCACTCTTACTTTAGACTATTATAAAAAGAGAACAACAGGAATCTTAAGAGACGTTGTTATTCCTGGTTACGTTGGAGTTGTTGATGCACCAGCGGCAAATATTGCTGATATGAACAACAGTGGTTTTGAGGTTGAAGCAGGATACAAGAAAAGACTTGGTGATTTTAATTTAGGAGTGAATGCCAATTTTGCCTATTTGAAAAATGAAGTTACTTACGTAGGATCTAATACAAACTTTATCGCGGGTGATGCTAGTTTCCAATCTATGGGGCAAGTAACAAGAACTCAGGTTGGACATTCATTCAATGAATTTTACGGTTTTAAAACTGCTGGAATATTTCAAAATGAAGCAGAAGTTGAAGCTTACAAAAATGCTTCAGGCGGTTTAATTCAACCAAATGCAAGACCAGGTGATTTCCGTTGGGTAGACAATAATGGAGATGGAGCTATTACAGATGATGATAAACAATACTTAGGAACTAACATCCCTAAATATACTTTCGGATTTACTGTAAACTTAGATTACAAAAATTTCGATTTCATGGCGTTTACTCAAGGTGCTGCAGGAAGCAAAATTTTCCAGGGATTAAGAAGACTTGATATGTTAACAGCAAACTATCAAACTGAAGCTTTAGGACGTTGGGTTGGAGAAGGAACTTCAAACGATTATCCTAGATTGACTAACAACGATCCAAATAAAAACTTCAGTAACATGTCTGATTTCTACCTTGAAAACGGAAACTACTTACGTTTGAAAGTTGTGACTCTTGGATATACAATGCCAACTGGTTTATCCTCTAAAATTGGAGCAGACAGAATTCGTTTTTATGTAACTGGAGAAAATTTAATCACTTTCACAAAATATACTGGTTATGATCCAGAAATTGGAGGTCAGGTTTTCGGTGTAGATAAAGGTGTTTATCCACAAGCAAGATCTATTCTGTTAGGAGCTAACGTTCAATTTTAA
- a CDS encoding RagB/SusD family nutrient uptake outer membrane protein: MKTIKFKYIYFAVALAALAGACSEDFVSIDPKGQFDSSTYFSNEQQCYAALIGVYDPLRKNTGGFENLVAMLNAGSDDFYAGGGSATDGNGIQNFSKHSLSSISIPSSYWDDHYQGVSRANMLISKLPAATMGEDVRARFTAEAKALRAFYYFNLVRMFKNIPLVLVPLNTQTIYDPEQVTPEVIYAQIEKDLLEAIPNLPNTVDAKTESGRFNKGTAQAILGKVYLFENKKTEAAAVLAEVNGTPGATNQYGNKLLTKFSDLWVTSNKFNAESILEVSHSSAGNSDWGFWGQGKDEGNSLNVMVGPRGYSRPDGSDAPDLPAGWAFNVATQKLYDAMKTDPRFEATIFDLKALKAAGKADYIPAYQDTGYFLNKYLPRQSDVRTGGGAAELNYKQNSYVIRLADTYLMEAEALGSGARAQALLDAVRARVGLPSVPVTLAAIKNERRMELAGEGHRFFDLVRWGDAAAALSDRGFDAGTDEIFPIPFKELNGTKLKQNPNYQ; this comes from the coding sequence ATGAAAACTATAAAATTTAAATATATATACTTTGCCGTAGCATTGGCAGCCTTAGCAGGAGCTTGTTCTGAAGATTTTGTGAGCATTGATCCAAAAGGACAATTCGATTCAAGTACCTACTTTTCTAACGAACAACAATGTTATGCAGCCTTAATTGGAGTTTATGATCCATTAAGAAAAAATACTGGTGGTTTCGAAAACCTGGTTGCTATGCTAAATGCGGGTTCAGATGATTTTTATGCCGGGGGTGGTAGCGCAACAGATGGAAACGGAATCCAGAACTTTTCTAAACACTCTCTTTCATCAATTAGTATTCCAAGTAGTTACTGGGATGATCATTATCAGGGTGTTTCAAGAGCAAACATGTTAATCTCAAAGCTTCCGGCAGCAACAATGGGCGAGGATGTAAGAGCGAGATTTACTGCAGAAGCAAAAGCACTAAGAGCATTTTACTATTTCAATCTAGTTAGAATGTTTAAAAATATTCCATTGGTTTTAGTTCCTTTAAACACTCAGACTATCTATGATCCGGAACAAGTTACACCAGAGGTAATTTATGCACAAATCGAAAAAGATTTATTAGAAGCTATTCCAAATTTACCTAATACTGTTGATGCAAAGACAGAGTCTGGAAGATTTAACAAAGGAACAGCTCAGGCAATTCTTGGAAAAGTTTATTTGTTTGAAAACAAAAAGACTGAAGCTGCAGCTGTTTTGGCTGAAGTAAATGGTACACCGGGAGCAACAAATCAATACGGAAATAAATTACTTACTAAGTTTAGTGATTTATGGGTAACATCAAATAAGTTTAATGCAGAATCTATATTAGAAGTATCTCATAGTAGTGCGGGTAATTCTGATTGGGGTTTCTGGGGACAAGGTAAAGACGAAGGAAACTCTTTAAACGTTATGGTTGGACCAAGAGGTTATTCAAGACCTGACGGTTCTGATGCACCAGATCTTCCTGCAGGTTGGGCCTTTAACGTGGCAACTCAGAAATTATATGATGCTATGAAAACAGATCCAAGATTTGAAGCTACTATTTTTGATTTGAAAGCTTTAAAAGCAGCTGGTAAAGCAGATTATATCCCAGCTTATCAGGACACAGGTTACTTCCTGAATAAATATCTTCCTAGACAATCAGATGTAAGAACTGGAGGAGGAGCTGCTGAGTTGAACTACAAGCAAAACTCTTATGTAATCAGACTTGCAGATACGTACTTAATGGAAGCAGAAGCTTTAGGATCTGGAGCAAGAGCGCAGGCTTTACTGGATGCAGTTAGAGCAAGAGTTGGACTGCCATCTGTTCCTGTGACATTAGCTGCTATCAAAAATGAGCGCAGAATGGAATTGGCTGGAGAAGGACACAGATTCTTTGACTTAGTTAGATGGGGAGATGCAGCAGCAGCACTATCAGACAGAGGTTTTGACGCTGGTACAGATGAGATTTTCCCAATTCCTTTCAAGGAGTTAAATGGTACTAAATTGAAACAAAATCCTAATTATCAATAG
- a CDS encoding RagB/SusD family nutrient uptake outer membrane protein has translation MKKLKYIIAISVIFTTSSCDDYLDQDNITEKSLASFYKSPTDIDEAMAGVYNAIYANAITSEEQVAANLMDNMMLGGGGPDDKAAKWVDNFEDPTEDTYRDMWVQSYNGISRANAIIEKVPLADFSTYFNTPAEAIDFKNQALGEALFMRAFFYFRLAKFFGGVPLIITYDGDRRAPRATYTETFAQIASDLKLAIETMPATPFTSIPTARYGHANKWVAEAYLGRVFLFYTGYMSNIENQATTDLPLVGGGTITGTQVATYLSDCINNSGHKLASDFRNLWPYSYLNKASGSNILPWATTEGLAWVGQDGASPTFGTGNLETMFVQRFSFGDWGWTNGNIYTNRMTLFNSMRGNSLVPFGEGWGWCTVNPKLYSGWSDLDPRKRGSILEVGRVDQGTGGYAKDKGDHETGLFNKKYASLQYDNGKGANVGMFVQLYGWTNADMQLMHAQDFIFMRFADVLLMHSEITKTADGMNAVRLRAKLGPVGYSLDAIKEERLHEFAFEALHWFDLVRWGDVNTAFNDVIQVRNSGVDANYSAKYRPETKGLVPIPETEMRLLNGIYTQNPGW, from the coding sequence ATGAAAAAACTAAAATATATTATAGCGATTTCAGTAATTTTTACAACCTCAAGTTGTGATGATTATTTGGATCAAGACAATATTACCGAAAAGAGTTTAGCGAGTTTTTATAAATCTCCTACGGATATAGATGAGGCGATGGCAGGTGTTTATAACGCTATCTATGCAAATGCTATAACAAGTGAAGAGCAAGTTGCGGCTAATTTGATGGACAATATGATGTTAGGAGGCGGAGGCCCCGATGACAAAGCGGCTAAGTGGGTAGATAATTTTGAAGATCCAACTGAAGATACTTATCGTGATATGTGGGTACAGTCATATAATGGAATTTCGAGAGCAAATGCTATTATAGAAAAAGTACCATTAGCTGATTTTTCTACCTATTTTAATACACCTGCAGAGGCGATAGATTTTAAAAATCAAGCATTGGGAGAAGCTTTGTTTATGAGAGCTTTCTTTTACTTTAGACTGGCTAAATTTTTTGGAGGAGTACCGCTAATAATTACCTATGATGGCGATAGACGTGCTCCAAGAGCTACTTATACAGAAACCTTTGCTCAAATTGCTTCGGATTTAAAATTAGCAATTGAAACTATGCCGGCTACCCCTTTTACAAGTATTCCTACAGCAAGATATGGGCATGCTAATAAATGGGTTGCTGAGGCTTATTTAGGGCGTGTGTTTTTGTTCTATACGGGCTATATGTCTAATATAGAAAATCAGGCAACGACAGATTTACCGCTTGTTGGAGGAGGTACTATAACAGGTACACAAGTAGCGACTTATTTAAGTGATTGTATAAACAATAGTGGTCATAAATTAGCTTCAGATTTTAGAAATCTTTGGCCTTACTCTTATTTAAATAAAGCTTCAGGAAGTAATATATTGCCGTGGGCAACAACTGAAGGTTTGGCATGGGTTGGTCAGGACGGAGCTAGTCCAACGTTTGGGACAGGAAACTTAGAGACTATGTTTGTACAAAGGTTTTCATTCGGAGACTGGGGTTGGACAAATGGTAATATTTATACTAATAGAATGACTTTGTTTAATTCGATGCGTGGAAATTCATTGGTTCCTTTTGGCGAAGGCTGGGGATGGTGTACTGTAAATCCTAAATTATACAGTGGATGGTCAGATCTTGATCCAAGAAAAAGAGGCTCTATTTTGGAAGTCGGAAGAGTTGACCAAGGAACGGGAGGTTATGCTAAAGATAAAGGTGATCATGAAACTGGTTTGTTTAATAAAAAATATGCGTCACTTCAATATGACAATGGTAAAGGTGCTAATGTAGGGATGTTTGTACAATTGTATGGCTGGACTAATGCAGATATGCAGTTAATGCATGCACAGGATTTTATTTTCATGCGTTTTGCTGATGTGTTATTAATGCATTCAGAAATTACTAAAACTGCTGACGGTATGAATGCTGTGAGATTACGAGCAAAATTAGGCCCTGTAGGATATTCTTTAGATGCAATAAAAGAAGAGCGTTTACATGAATTTGCTTTTGAAGCTTTACATTGGTTTGATCTGGTGCGTTGGGGAGATGTTAATACGGCGTTTAATGATGTTATTCAGGTTAGAAATTCTGGTGTTGACGCTAATTACAGTGCAAAATACAGACCGGAAACAAAAGGATTAGTTCCGATTCCGGAGACGGAAATGAGGCTTTTAAACGGAATTTATACTCAAAATCCAGGATGGTAA
- a CDS encoding glycoside hydrolase family 30 protein: MKKNSLKILCLLFAAAAFAQQPKTKKEFTTNGKKVTVYTTAENSKLRLTSTDNLTFSAAKQPLETETSVFVEPAKKFQTFMGIGGAITDASAEIFAKLSKEKQAEFLNAYYDQQKGIGYSLLRTTIQSSDFSSGSYSYIEEGDKDLKTFSIDHDRQYRIPLIKQAIQKAGGKLTTYVAPWSPNAFMKSNKNVLKGGTLLPEYYQTWANFYVKFIKAYEKEGIPIWGTSTQNEPMAVQTWESCIYTAEAERDFIKNYLGPTLKKENLGDKKIIVWDHNRDLMNYRANVIYSDPEASKYVWGMGFHWYETWSGGAPMFDNVAKVNEAYPNKKLMFTEGCIEKFDASKYQFWGNAERYGINMINDFNNGTVAWTDWNILLDQKGGPNHVGNFCFAPIHADTTTGELIYTPSYYYIGHFSKFIRLNAVRVSTATSRSALLSTSFLNTDGTMATIVMNQSANELTYNLIIGAEKAVVKIPPRAIQTLVY; encoded by the coding sequence ATGAAAAAAAATAGTCTAAAAATTTTATGCCTTTTGTTTGCTGCTGCGGCTTTTGCGCAACAGCCAAAAACAAAAAAAGAATTTACAACCAATGGTAAAAAAGTAACCGTTTATACTACAGCAGAGAACTCAAAGTTAAGATTGACATCAACAGATAATTTGACTTTTTCTGCAGCAAAACAACCTCTGGAAACTGAAACATCTGTATTTGTAGAACCAGCTAAAAAGTTTCAGACTTTTATGGGAATTGGTGGCGCTATTACTGATGCAAGTGCCGAAATATTTGCCAAACTTTCAAAAGAAAAACAAGCAGAATTCTTAAATGCTTATTACGATCAGCAAAAAGGGATTGGTTATTCTTTGCTAAGAACAACAATTCAAAGTTCTGATTTTAGCAGTGGAAGCTATTCTTATATCGAAGAAGGCGACAAGGATCTAAAAACTTTTTCTATTGATCATGACAGACAATATAGAATTCCTTTAATAAAACAGGCAATTCAAAAAGCGGGAGGAAAACTAACTACTTATGTAGCACCGTGGTCACCAAATGCTTTCATGAAAAGCAATAAAAATGTATTGAAAGGAGGAACATTACTTCCTGAATATTATCAAACCTGGGCAAACTTTTATGTGAAGTTTATCAAAGCATACGAAAAAGAAGGAATTCCAATTTGGGGAACTTCTACTCAAAATGAACCAATGGCAGTGCAGACTTGGGAATCTTGTATTTACACAGCCGAAGCAGAAAGAGATTTTATTAAAAATTATCTTGGACCGACTTTGAAAAAAGAAAATCTGGGAGATAAAAAAATCATCGTTTGGGATCATAACCGTGATTTAATGAATTACCGTGCTAATGTAATTTACTCTGATCCTGAAGCATCAAAATATGTTTGGGGAATGGGATTTCACTGGTACGAAACATGGTCTGGTGGAGCGCCGATGTTTGATAATGTTGCCAAAGTAAATGAAGCTTATCCAAACAAAAAACTAATGTTTACAGAAGGATGTATCGAAAAATTTGATGCATCAAAATATCAATTCTGGGGCAATGCAGAACGTTACGGAATCAATATGATTAATGATTTTAACAACGGAACTGTGGCCTGGACAGACTGGAATATTTTACTAGACCAAAAAGGAGGACCTAATCATGTTGGAAACTTTTGTTTTGCACCAATTCATGCAGATACAACAACAGGCGAGTTAATTTACACTCCATCTTATTATTACATTGGACATTTCTCAAAATTCATTCGTTTGAATGCAGTAAGAGTAAGTACAGCAACAAGCCGAAGCGCATTATTAAGTACATCATTTTTAAATACTGACGGAACAATGGCAACTATCGTCATGAATCAGTCAGCAAATGAACTTACCTATAATTTGATTATTGGAGCTGAAAAAGCGGTCGTTAAAATTCCGCCAAGAGCCATACAAACACTTGTTTATTAA